In Pongo abelii isolate AG06213 chromosome 5, NHGRI_mPonAbe1-v2.0_pri, whole genome shotgun sequence, a single genomic region encodes these proteins:
- the LOC100449030 gene encoding LOW QUALITY PROTEIN: olfactory receptor 12D1 (The sequence of the model RefSeq protein was modified relative to this genomic sequence to represent the inferred CDS: substituted 2 bases at 2 genomic stop codons), protein MLNTTSVTEFLLLGVTDIQQLQPFLFIVFLTIYFISVAGNGAILMIVISDPRLRSPMYFFLGNLSCLDVCYSSVTLPKMLQNFLSTHKAISFLGCISQLHFFHFLGSTEAMLLAVMAFDCFVAICKPLHYTVIMNPQLCTQMAITIWIIGFFHALLHSLMTSRLNFCGSNRIYHFFCDVKPLLKLACGNTELNQXLLSTVTGTIAMGPFFLTLLSYFYIITYLFFKTHSFSMLRKALSTCASHFMVVILFYAPVLFTYIHPALGSFMDQDRIVAIMYTVVTPVLNPLIYTLRNKEVKGAFNRAIKRRLXPKEILKNSSEA, encoded by the coding sequence ATGCTGAATACAACCTCAGTCACAGAATTTCTCCTTTTGGGAGTGACAGACATTCAACAACTGCAGCCTTTTCTCTTCATAGTTTTCCTCACCATCTACTTCATCAGTGTGGCTGGGAATGGAGCCATTCTGATGATTGTCATCTCTGATCCTAGACTCCGTTCCCCTATGTATTTCTTCCTGGGAAACCTGTCCTGCCTGGACGTCTGCTACTCCAGCGTAACACTGCCAAAGATGCTGCAGAACTTCCTCTCTAcacacaaagcaatttctttcTTGGGATGCATAAGCCAGCTCCATTTCTTCCACTTCCTGGGCAGCACAGAGGCCATGTTGTTGGCCGTGATGGCATTTGACTGCTTTGTGGCTATCTGCAAGCCACTTCACTACACTGTCATCATGAACCCTCAGCTCTGTACCCAGATGGCCATCACAATCTGGATCATTGGTTTTTTCCATGCCCTGCTGCACTCCCTAATGACTTCTCGCTTGAACTTCTGTGGTTCTAACCGTATCTATCACTTCTTCTGTGATGTGAAGCCATTGCTAAAGCTGGCCTGTGGGAACACTGAGCTTAATCAGTGACTGCTCAGTACTGTCACGGGGACAATCGCCATGGGCCCCTTCTTTCTCACATTACTCTCCTATTTCTACATTATCACCTATCTCTTCTTCAAGACTCATTCTTTTAGCATGCTCCGCAAAGCACTGTCCACTTGTGCCTCCCACTTCATGGTAGTTATTCTTTTCTATGCACCTGTTCTCTTCACCTATATTCATCCTGCCTTAGGGAGCTTCATGGACCAGGACCGGATTGTTGCCATCATGTACACTGTGGTCACTCCAGTACTAAACCCACTGATCTATACTTTGAGGAACAAGGAAGTGAAGGGGGCCTTCAATAGAGCAATCAAAAGGCGGCTTTGACCTAAAGAAATCTTGAAGAACTCTTCTGAAgcataa
- the LOC100449389 gene encoding olfactory receptor 11A1: MEIVSIANKTITEFVLLGFYDIPELHFLFFIVFTAVYVFIIIGNMLIIVAVVSSQRLHKPMYILLANLSFLDILYTSAVMPKMLEGFLQEATISVAGCLLQFFIFGSLATAECLLLALMAYDRYLAICYPLHYPLLMGSSRCMGLVVTTWLSGFMVDGLVVALVAQLRFCGPNHIDQFYCDFMLFVGLACSDPRVAQVTTLILSVFCLTIPFGLILTSYARIVVAVLRVPAGASRRRAFSTCSSHLAVVTTFYGTLMILYVAPSAVHSQLLSKVFSLLYTVVTPLFNPVIYALRNKEVHQVLRKILYIKRTETLD, translated from the coding sequence ATGGAAATTGTCTCCATAGCAAACAAAACTATTACTGAGTTTGTCCTCCTTGGCTTCTATGACATCCCTGAgctgcattttttgttttttattgtattcactgctgtctatgtcttcaTCATCATAGGAAATATGCTGATTATTGTAGCAGTGGTTAGCTCCCAGAGGCTCCACAAACCCATGTATATTTTGTTGGCGAATCTGTCCTTCCTGGATATTCTCTACACCTCCGCAGTGATGCCAAAAATGCTGGAGGGCTTCCTGCAAGAAGCAACAATCTCTGTGGCTGGTTGCTTGCTCCAGTTCTTTATCTTCGGCTCTCTAGCCACAGCTGAATGCTTACTGCTGGCTCTCATGGCATATGATCGCTACCTGGCAATTTGCTACCCACTCCACTACCCACTCCTGATGGGGTCCAGTCGGTGCATGGGGCTGGTGGTCACAACCTGGCTCTCTGGATTTATGGTCGATGGACTGGTTGTGGCCCTGGTGGCCCAGCTGAGGTTCTGTGGCCCCAATCACATTGACCAGTTTTACTGTGACTTTATGCTTTTCGTGGGCCTGGCTTGCTCAGATCCCAGAGTGGCTCAGGTGACAACTCTGATTCTGTCTGTGTTCTGCCTCACTATTCCTTTTGGTCTGATTCTGACATCTTATGCCAGAATTGTGGTGGCAGTGCTGAGAGTTCCTGCTGGGGCAAGCAGGAGAAGGGCTTTTTCCACATGCTCCTCCCACCTAGCTGTAGTGACCACATTCTATGGAACGCTCATGATCTTATATGTTGCACCCTCTGCTGTCCATTCCCAGCTCCTCTCCAAGGTCTTCTCCCTGCTCTACACTGTGGTCACCCCTCTCTTCAATCCTGTGATCTATGCCCTGAGGAACAAGGAGGTGCATCAGGTACTTCGGAAGATTCTCTATATCAAACGAACTGAAACACTTGACTGA
- the LOC100449736 gene encoding olfactory receptor 10C1, producing the protein MSANTSMVTEFLLLGFSHLADLQGLLFSVFLTIYLLTVAGNFLIVVLVSTDAALQSPMYFFLHILSALEIGYTSVTVPLLLHHLLTGRRHISRSGCALQMFFFLFFGATECCLLAAMAYDRYAAICEPLRYPLLLSHRVCLQLAGSAWACGVLVGLGHTSFIFSLPFCGPNAILQFFCEIQPVLQLVCGDTSLNELQIILAAALLILCPFGLILGSYGRILVTIFRIPSVAGRRKAFSTCSSHLVVVSLFYGTAIFIYIRPKASYDPATDPLVSLFYAVVTPILNPIIYSLRNTEVKAALKRTIRKTVPMEI; encoded by the coding sequence ATGAGTGCAAACACCTCCATGGTGACTGAGTTTCTTCTTCTCGGCTTCTCCCACCTGGCCGACCTCCAGGGCTTgctcttctctgtctttctcactaTCTACCTGCTGACCGTGGCAGGCAATTTCCTCATTGTGGTGCTGGTCTCCACTGATGCTGCCCTCCAGTCCCCTATGTACTTCTTCCTGCACATCCTCTCCGCCTTGGAGATTGGCTACACGTCTGTCACGGTCCCCCTGCTACTTCACCACCTCCTCACTGGCCGGCGCCACATCTCTCGCTCTGGATGTGCTCTCCAGatgttcttcttcctcttctttggcGCCACGGAGTGCTGCCTCCTGGCAGCCATGGCCTATGACCGCTATGCAGCCATCTGTGAACCCCTTCGCTACCCACTGCTGCTGAGCCACCGGGTGTGTCTACAGCTAGCTGGGTCGGCATGGGCCTGTGGGGTGCTGGTGGGGCTGGGCCACACCTCTTTCATCTTCTCTTTGCCCTTCTGCGGCCCCAATGCCATCCTGCAGTTCTTCTGTGAGATCCAGCCTGTCCTGCAGCTGGTATGTGGAGACACCTCGCTTAATGAACTGCAGATTATCCTGGCCGCAGCCCTCCTCATCCTCTGCCCCTTTGGCCTCATCCTGGGATCCTACGGGCGTATCCTCGTTACCATCTTCCGGATCCCATCTGTTGCGGGCCGCCGCAAGGCCTTCTCCACCTGCTCCTCCCACCTGGTCGTGGTCTCCCTCTTCTACGGCACCGCCATCTTTATCTATATTCGCCCTAAAGCCAGCTACGATCCGGCCACTGACCCTCTGGTGTCCCTCTTCTATGCTGTGGTCACCCCCATCCTCAACCCCATCATCTACAGCCTGCGGAACACAGAGGTCAAAGCTGCCCTAAAGAGAACCATCCGGAAAACGGTGCCTATGGAGATTTGA